The genomic DNA CCTGGTGATCGCTTCGCTGGTGGCACGGTGCATGGGCGGCGTGTTCATGGCGGCGATCTCGGAAGACATGACCGGAAGAATTGCCGCCAAGGGCCTTGGCATCGTGATGATCTCGGCCGCGATCGGCATGTTCTGCGGCAACTGGGTGTTCGGCGTCCTGCGCGATGTCAGCGACGGCTTCGGCGCGGGGCTGGGGGCGCTGATGGTGCTGATGACCGTCGCTTGCCTGTGCGCGCTCTATCTCGAGCGCCGCCGGGCTCGGTCCCAAAAATGGCATTTTCGACCGCCTGATGTTGATTGAGCGGGGCAGTGCCGCGCGTACTATGCAGGGTCACGCCTTTCGCAATTGTAAATTCCTCAAGAGCCCGATCCCTGCGGCAATCGCGGCAAGTACCGCAGCCACAGCGATTACCCGGTGCGATTCTTCCCCCGCCAACTGAAAAAGCATGGCGACAAGTGCCGTTCCGGAGATCAGACCGGAAAGGCGGGCAAGCGCCTGCATGCCTGCCGCTCCGCCGCTCCTTTCAGGCGGACCGGATGTCAAGGAGGTACGGTTGTTGGGTGTCTGGAACAATCCAAAGCCGATACCGCACGTCAGCGAACAGATGGATAGCACGGCCAAAGATGTCGAGCCTAGGGCCAGGGTGAATCCGATCAGGCCAAGGGCAAGCACGGCTGCTCCCAAGGCCTCGAGTTGACCAGGATTATGCTCGGTTCGGTGGCCGGCGACGATTGCACCTATTGCTGTCGCGATAGCCCAAGGCGTGAGCACAATACCAATCTTGAACGTGTCGAGTCTGAAGTGGGTGTGCAGGATGAAGGGCAAGGACACCATTGCCATCATCTGCGCGGCATAGACGAAGAAAGAGGAAGAATAGGCGATTTTCAACGGACGGATACGCAACAGATCGACCGGGAGGATGGGGGTGCTTTGGTGTCTTGAGATCGCGACAAGTCCGCTCAACGCGATGATTCCCATTCCTGTTTGCAAGACTACGGGCCAACCGAACTCACCATGCGCGAACTGGACAAGGCCGAGTGAAGACAGTCCCAGAGCAAGAATGTACAAGGCCGTAGAACGCATGTCGAAGCTTGGCGAATTGCCTCGCTGCCTTGGGAAAGTGAACGCTCCGACCGCGAATGCGGCGACGCCGAGCGGAACGTTGAGCGCGAATAACCACGGCCAATCCAGAAATCTAAGGATCACTGCGGCGATGCCCGGCCCAGCCGCCGACCCGATGGCGATCACCAGGGCGTTGTATCCGATTCCACGCCCTAACAGTTCTTTCGGATATATGAATCGGACGAGTGCCCCGTTGACCGCTATCATTCCTGCCGCCCCAAGACCCAGGAAGAACCGCGAAACCACGAGAACCGTCAAGTCGCGGGACAATGCGCAGGCGGTCGAGGCGGCGACAAACAGCGCAAGCCCCGACAGATAGACTCGGTAATAGCCGAAACGTTCACCCAGCGCGGACAACGGAAGCAGCGTGGACAGGACCGCAATCTGATAGGAATTGATGACCCAAATCGAATAGACAGGCTCTGCGCCGAGATCTCGCGCGATCACTGGAAGGGCGATATTGGCGATGGTGCCGTCGATAGTAGAGATTGCGATGATCAGCCACATGGCGCTGGCCGCGAACCATCGCTTGGGAGCCGGTAACCCGTCCGTCTGTTCTGACTCTGGTTTCAATCGGCTGCTTGCGGTATTCTGATACCCTGATCGGGTGTGCTGTGGGAATGAAATTTTGTCTTCCAATCTAATTCATGATTCTTTTCTATGACCTGGCGGTTTCTCTCCAGGTGCTGCCATGAATCAACCTGCGACTAGACCGCCATCAGCCTTGATATCAGAGCCGGTAATGAACGAACTTTCATCCGAAGCAAGAAAGAGAGCTGCGTAAGCAATTTCGTGTGGCTTGCCGGCACGTTTGAGCATGTGGCGGCCCAGTACGGTAGTGACCCAATCCGCATCTTTGAGCAACTCTAGCGTCTGTTTCGTTTCAATCACGCCGGGAGAAATGGAATTGACCCGGATGCCTAGCGGCGCTCCTTCTGCCGCGAGTTGGCGAGTCATGGCGATTATTGCACCTTTTGCGGCTGCGTGGGCGGTCGAATCCAATTCACGCATGCCCAATCCACCCGGCGGTGGACGCTGTGGAGATCACGGATCCACCCTGCCTGCTCAGATACTCCCAGGCAGCGCGGGTCAAATTGAAGACGAGATGCAGTTCCTCATTGATCGTGCTGTGCCAGACGGAATCGGGCATAGATGAAAAAGGGGCGAAATAGGCCATGGCGGCATTGTTGTAGAGAACGTCGATCCGCCCATGCGACCTGATGGCCAGATCGACGAGTTCCCGGCAGCTCTCTGGATTTGTCAGATCGCAAGGGTGCATGGAGACCATGCTTCCGCCTTTGGACCGAACTTCGGCAAGCGTTGCTTCGGCAGCACTCGGATCGATATCGCAGCCCACCACATGCGCGCCCTCCTTTGCGAAGAGCCACGCCGTGGCCTGTCCGATACTCCCGCCGGTGCCTGTAATCACGCAGACTTTCCCTGCTAATCGTCCAGACATCAAGGGGCTCCCTTCGACTGCAATGCAACAATGCCTGATCGAAGCCGGACGTCAGTCTGTCCGGTCCCGAAGTGCCTGGGTGCCGGTGGAGTACGGCCCGCGACGGGTGCGGTCAAGCTCCGAACGGCTGCGGAATCTGAGGGCGATCCTGGACGAGCCCCGCCGCACCGACATCCGTCGCAACGGCCATCCATGCAAATTTGGCATTATATTCATCCAAACAATTCAATAGACAGATAATTCATGCGGGTTTAGTCCAATCCAGAGATGCAGCACGGAATGCTGGAGGAGAGGCGCCATGAGTTTAAACCAAGCCTTGCACGAGGCTGTCGATTGGCGGAACGGGCGGATCGCCGCAGGCGTCAATTTTGATGAACAGTTGTACCGCACAGAGCGCCGCAAGGTCTTCGACCGCGCGTGGCTGGTCGTCGGCCACGAACAGATGATTCCCCGCCCAGGGGATTACGTGTCGAGCTATATGGGTGAAGTGCCGGTCATCGTCGTGCGCGACAGCGGCAGCCAAGTTCGTGTACTTGTCAACCGATGCCCTCACCGCGGCAACCAGATTTGCGTACACGATCGCGGAAAGACTAAAGGCTTCACTTGCTCGTATCATGGGTGGAGCTTTTCGCTAGACGGCACTCTGGTCGGCGCGCCCATGGAAAAGGCGCTTTACGGCAGAGAGCTCGATAAGGCGCAGTGGAGCGTGGAGCGCGTGAAGAACGTGGCGAGTTTTCATGGTCTCATTTTCGCATCATTCGATCCGGATGCCCCTCCGCTCGAGCAGTGGCTTGACGAGGATACGCGATGGTGGCTCGAGAACTTCGTACTTGCCCTGCCATTGGGGGGGCTTGAAGTTCTTCACGGATTCCACCGCAACAGTGCCAAGGGTAACTGGAAGATTGTTGCCGAGAATTTCATCGGCGACAACTATCATTTCTTTGCCGCAACGCACCATTCGTATTTCTCGGCCGTCAATGCATTCCAGAATGCGGGCGAACTCATTCCCATCGTAACCTATCCCGACGTGGCGAGGGCGGGTGTCACGCTTCGCGAACTCAGTTGCGGCGGAAACGGCAGGGCGACCTTGCTCGGGCTGGGCCTGGTGTCGATCGAAGACGATGTACTGCATGAGCAGGATCTCGCCGATGCCAAAAGGCTGGGCAGGGAAGCTGTCGAATGGGTTGAATACCGGCACCGGCGGTTGTCCGAAGTCCTCGCCGGCAGGCCGCGGAAGCCATTCGGTTTTATGAACGGCCTGCTGTTCCCAAACCTTGGCCTCATGGGCAATTATTCGCCCATGCTTGGCCGGCACTTCCACCTGTTTCATCCCAGGGGCGTTCTGGAACATGAGTCCTGGCAATGGACGATGGTGGAGAAGGATGCTCCGCAGTCGGTCAAGGATATTGCGGTGCAGCGTGTGTACCAAGGGCAATACATGGCTGGCCTTCTGGCGCCCGACGACATCGAGAACTTCGAACGCATCGTGGATGCCGGCCGCCCTGAACGGAGCTGGAGCCGTCCGATGAACTACGGGTTGCAGCTCGATCGGGAGGTGGAAGGTGAAAGCGGACTTCCCGGCCGCCTGGGGCCGAACCCCAACGAGATGAATCAGCGGCAGTTCTACCGCTGCTGGCTTCAGATGATGGAGGCAGCGTAGTCTTATGACGGATTGGAATACATATAGAGAGATCGAGGACCTGCTCTTCCGGGAGGCCCACCTGCTCGATGAGCGACGGTTCCACGAGTGGCTCGATCTCTTTGCCGATGACGCAATCTACATCTTGCCATTACGCGAGAATCTGCAGGGCGATGTTCCGCCCGCCGGGCATCCGGTCATCAAGGACGACAAGGACATGCTGAGAGCGCGGGTCCATGCGCTCCATAGCGGACATACAAATGCCGAAACACCGCCGTCGATGACATGCCACATGGTGGCGAACGTCGTGGTGGATGAGGTTTCGCAAGGCGAAGCGGCGGTACGCAGCGCTTTCATGATCCGGCAGGTCAGAAAGCAGCATGACGAAGCCTGGTGGACAGGTCGTAGACATGACGCGCTGCGTCTCGAAAGTGGGGGATGGAAGATCTTCAGGCGCGAGGTACTGCTCGATGCCACGATCCTGCCTCGCGGTATCCATATCTTTTTCTGAATATTCCGGCAGCCGGGAAGCCATCCTTGTGCCGATGAACGACAATTCCTTGGGAGAACGCGCAATGACCAGTGTTGATCCGGCGGCGACCGGAAAGATCGTCAAGGCCGGCGACTATAACGTGCACTATCACGAAGCTGGCGAAGGGCCGCCGGTCATAATGCTCCATGGTGGTGGGCCGGGGGCGACCGGATGGTCGAATTTCGCAGGGAACCTCCCGGCCTTCGCGAAATCGCACAGGACTCTCCTGGTCGACATGCTCGGTTTCGGCAAGTCGGCATCGGCTGTCTACGATAAAGAGGCCGCCACGACCGTGCGAGCGCGCGCCTTGCGCGATCTGATGGACGTACTCGGCATTGAGCGGACCAGCTTTGTCGGAAATTCGATGGGAGGAACGGTCGCTTCGGCGTTTGCCGTGGATTACCCTGATCGCGTCGACAAACTGGTGTTGATCGGCGCTTCTGGGATGTCGCGCACGTTGCTCGCGCCTCAACCGACCGAGGGACATCGCAGAATCACCGAGGCGGTGAACGATCCCACCGTCGAAACCATGCAGGCCCTGATCAATGTTATGCTTTACGATCCCAGCATCGTTTCGAAGGAAATGATCGAGGATCGGGTCGCCGCGGCAAGGAACGCGGCACACAGGGATGCCGCGGCGCGGTCGACCGCGCCCTGGCGCGACCAGTCGCAGGAGTTTGCGAGGATAAAGGCCAAGACGCTCATTACGTGGGGGAGGGAAGACCGTGTAAACCCCCTTGAAATAGGTCTGTTCCTGTTCCGCGAGATACCCGAATCCAGAATGTACATTTTCAAGTATTGTGGACATTGGGCCCAAATAGAACATCGGGACGAATTCAACCGCGTTGCGCTGGACTTTCTTGGGAGCGATTGAATGTCCTGTAGCCTGGAGGTGCGTGTCTGCTCCGTGAATGATGTTCCCGAGGACGGTGGGATCGGATTCGATCTTGAAGGGCTTCCGGAGTCGATTGCGATTTTCAAGCATCAGGGGGAATATTTCGCTGTTGCTGAAATGTGCACTCATGGCGATTTCTCGCTTGTCGGAGGCGAAATCGAGGACTGCCAGGTGGAGTGTCCCATGCATTTCGCACGTTTCGACCTTCGCACGGGCGCTTGTACATTCCCTGCCTATGTCCCGTTGAGGACTTATCCGATCAGAGTGGAGGGGGGAGAGATATTCGTCGATCCCTCGCCGAACGTCTAACCATCACACCTAGGATGCACCATGTTTGTTCTTGGGATCGCCTGCTCACATGCCCCAACGCTGCTGCTTCCCACCGACATGTGGGAGGAGACATATCGGGCGATGGCGGGTGATGTTCCGCAGCCGAACGCTGCAAGCTCCGAAGACAAGCGGACCTTGGAGGATACCAGGCTGCGCCTCGATTCAGGGATCGAGAAAATGAAGCAGATGCTGACTCGGTCGAGACCGGATGCAATAGTCATTATCGGTGACGATCAGCGCGAGGTGTTCCCATCATGGCTGAATCCGGCATTGGCGGTATTCTGTGGCGAGGAAATAAGCGGACACACGCTCCATAATTACCGGAATAGACCGGGCATCAACCAGAAGATCAACCTGGCCGGCTCCCCCAAGTTGGGCCGGGACATCGTTTCGGGCCTGATCGAGCGCGGGTTCGATCCCTTGGCCCTAGCCAAATTTGGGCTGTCGGGCGAGGAATACGAAATCGGGCACGCATTCGCGCGCCCAGCCCATTTTCTCGGACTGGCCGAATTGGGTGTCCCAGTCGTGCCCCTGTTTCTGAACATGTATTACGACCCGCTTCCCAGCGGCCAGCGCTGCTACGATATGGGTGCTGCCTTGCGCGAAATCATCGACGACCAGTCGCAGCGGATCGCGGTAGTCGCATCCGGCGGGTTGTCGCACGATCCGCTAGGTCAGCGGGCGGGCTGGATAGATCAGCGTCTGGACCGGTGGGTGCTCGATCGGGTCGCCAGCGGCGATGGTCATGCGTTGACCTCGTTGTACACATTCGAATCCGATACCCTCGTTGGAGGCACCGGCGAAATCCGGTCATGGATTGCCATGGCAGGAGCCGTCGGCGCGTTGCCCGCCGAAGTCATTGATTACGTCCCGCTGCATCACGCGGTGACGGGACTCGGGTTTGCTGTGTGGGCGCCACATGAACCTTCCTACAATTGAAACTTTCAAATTCTGGAGTGCACTATGTCAACGAATCAAGCATCGAAGCCGGCCGGCTCGCAGGCAAGGGCGCGACAGGACCGCATGGTGGAACGCGCCTTGCGCGAATGGGGCGGGCAGGTCGATGGGAAGGTGGCCGTCGTCACAGGGGGCGCTCGCGGTCTTGGAGAGGTCATGGGCCGTGCCTTGTCGCGGGTGGGGGCAAAGGTGGTCGCCATCGACAAGAGCTGGGCCGGGGCAGACGCGTTGCGTCAGTCGTTGGAGGCGGGCGGCGGGCTCGCCGTCCAGGCTGACATCACAAGCGATGCAAGCCTGGACGCGGCCTATGGGCAGGTCATGGAAAAGTACGGCACCGTCGACATCCTGATCAACAACGCCGCCTTGGTCTCGGAGACGCTGTTTCCGCCGACGGGGCATCGCGACACTCTCGATACGACGGATGAGGACTGGGAGGCGATGTTCCGCGTGAACGTCTTCGGAACGGTCAAAGTGACCCGCCGCTTCGTCGTGCCGATGCGCGAAAAGCGACAGGGCAGTATCATCAACGTCGTAAGCAGCGGTGTCTTGGCGGTCGCCAACGGCGGGGCCTACTTCGGAGCCCGGCCTTGGACCGCCGAAATGCCCTACCAGGCCACGAAGGCCGCGGTCACCGTATTCGGGTTCTATCTTGGAGAGGAACTGCAGAAGGAAGGCATTGCGGTGAATTCCATCATGCCTGGTCATACACGCACTTCATGGTTTGATACCACGGCAAGAGCCTTCAACGAAGGCGGGATAGTCTATTTCAATCGTCCCGTTGTGTCCGAGCACCTGCTTCCGCTCACCCTGTTTCTTTCGACGCAAAGCGCCGAAGGCGCGACAGGGCGACTCTATTTCGCGCCGGAATGGAACTACGATTACGGTTACGGAGATTACGCCGCATGGCAGGACCAGGAATTGCCCGGCGACATGGAAGCGATGTACGGCGGCCTCGAGGCCGCGACGCCGCCCTTCGGCAGATCGGGTGTATCGCAGCTTTCCTTCGATGCCCAGAGCGCGCTGTTCGTGGCAGGGCTGGGGGGCTTGAAAAAGCACGATGGTTAGGCCGGTCAATAGACTGGGGCCATACCCGGGAACTTCGCTTCGCTGCGCAGCGCCCGGACCCTTCGATTGCCGGCTCTGTCATGGTCGGCGCCACGGGGGCGCTTGGATGAAAGGAAGAAGCTCATGCCGATAGCTAAATTCGAAAATGTCGTACCTTCGATGTCTTTTCTGGAGCAGCAAGAGATCGACGCGAATGGTCCTGTGGTCCTGCTGAATACATTCACGGTCCCACTCGAACAAGTTGATGCAATGCTCGAAAATTGGCGCGAGGATGCCCTGATCATGAAGCGGCAGCCGGGGTTTATTTCGGCGCAGCTTCATTGTGGCGTCGGTGCTCCCAATGTTATTGTCAACTATGCCGTGTTTGAGTCCATGGATGCCTACCGCGCGGCGTTCAGGAACCCCGAATTCCAGGCCACAATCGCCAAGAGCCCGGAAGGCGCTGTAATGAGCCCTGTGTTGCTGCAAAAGCTGGCGGTTGAAGGGGTTTGCGTCGTTTAGGAATTGTCAGAAAGGGCCGGTAATTGGGTTCTATACCTTGTTGCGGCGGCAAGTTGAGAATGGGGAGGAGGATAGTATGAAGCGAATTTCGGCATTGATGGTGGGAGTCGCGCTGGCTGGGCTTTGTGGTTCGGCTTCGGCGTTTGCGCAGGATGCTGCGGGCCAGCGGGGGGCGGAGGCTTCGGGTGACGAGGATGGCGGCGACATCGTCGTCACGGCACGCAAGCGCAGCGAACTGCTTCAGAATGTTCCGATTGCGGTATCGGCGATCACCGAGGAGACGGCGGCACGCAGCGGCGTGACGGGGATCGAGGCGGTGACGTTTTCGACGCCGAACCTGCAGTTCAACCGCGAGATTTCGCAGGGCGCGACCCCGTTCCTGCGCGGGGTGGGTTCTCCCCAGGCCTCGGCCGGCGGCGAGTCGCCGGTGGCGGTCTATATCGACGATGTCTATATCGGTTCGCCCAACGGCAACATGTTTGAGTTCAACAATATTGCCTCGGTCCAGGTGCTCAAGGGGCCGCAGGGCACGCTGTTCGGGCGCAATGCCACAGGCGGCGTGATCCAGGTGCAAACCAAGGCGCCTTCGTTCGATCCGGCCATGGAGATCAGGGCCGGCTACGGCAATTACGACACCTATTCGGGCGCTGTCTATGCGACGGCGGGCCTCGGCGAAAATGTCGCGTTCAACATCGCAGCCTCGGGCAGCAAGCAGAATGATGGTTGGGGCCGTTCGCTGATAACGGGCCGCGAGATCCATAAGGGCTGGGACTGGAACGTTCGCGGCAAGCTGCTGTTCCAGGCCGGCGAGAACACTGAGCTGACGCTCAGCGGTGACTACGGCAAGCAGAGTTCGGACATCGGTTCGAACGCCACCGTTTATCCTGGCTCGGTTGCTTTGTCCGGTCCTACTTTCCAGGGCCGCAACACGCAGACGGCGGGACTCGATTTCGCCGACGTGAAGCAAGGCGGTGTCAGCCTCAAGATCGACCACGAAGCGTCCTTCGCCGATCTGGTGAGCATCACGGCGTACCGCTACACCAAGGTTGCGTTCGATCTCGACCAGGATCTCGGTATGGCGCCGCTGGTCCAGGTGGGTACCGTGGTCACGCCGACTAAGACCTTCACCCAGGAACTGCAGATCGTCTCGAAGCCCGACAGCCCGATCAAGTGGATTGTCGGCCTCTACTACCTGCACACCAAGACGGGTTACGATCCGAGCCGTTCCTCCGGTGTGTTCATCGTCGGTCCCTATGCCGGCGTGGGCGTTACCAATTCCGTCTCGCTTTTCGACACGCAGAAGCTGAACTCCTACTCGGCGTTCGGCGAGGCGACCGTGCCGGTCCTTTCGGATACCAACCTGACGGTTGGCCTGCGCTACACCCGCGACGTCTACGATCTGCAGGTTGATGGCCGCGTCGGTGACGACACGTTCACGATCCCGGACGCGCGCGGCGCGCCGTTCGCAAAGCACGACGTGTTCCCGAAGCTGACCTATCGGGCGATTCTGGATCACAAGTTCACCCCCGACATCATGGCCTACGCCTCCTACAGCCGGGGTTTCCGCAGCGGCGGCTATCAGCTCGCCTTCCCCGGTACCTCGGTGGCGCCGGCTGCGGTGGTCAAGCCCGAAGTGCTGGATGCCTTCGAAGTCGGCCTCAAGACCCAGTTCTTCAATGGGGCGCTTACGCTCAATGGCGCGGCATTCTATT from Novosphingobium sp. KA1 includes the following:
- a CDS encoding MFS transporter — encoded protein: MEDKISFPQHTRSGYQNTASSRLKPESEQTDGLPAPKRWFAASAMWLIIAISTIDGTIANIALPVIARDLGAEPVYSIWVINSYQIAVLSTLLPLSALGERFGYYRVYLSGLALFVAASTACALSRDLTVLVVSRFFLGLGAAGMIAVNGALVRFIYPKELLGRGIGYNALVIAIGSAAGPGIAAVILRFLDWPWLFALNVPLGVAAFAVGAFTFPRQRGNSPSFDMRSTALYILALGLSSLGLVQFAHGEFGWPVVLQTGMGIIALSGLVAISRHQSTPILPVDLLRIRPLKIAYSSSFFVYAAQMMAMVSLPFILHTHFRLDTFKIGIVLTPWAIATAIGAIVAGHRTEHNPGQLEALGAAVLALGLIGFTLALGSTSLAVLSICSLTCGIGFGLFQTPNNRTSLTSGPPERSGGAAGMQALARLSGLISGTALVAMLFQLAGEESHRVIAVAAVLAAIAAGIGLLRNLQLRKA
- a CDS encoding SDR family NAD(P)-dependent oxidoreductase, with protein sequence MRELDSTAHAAAKGAIIAMTRQLAAEGAPLGIRVNSISPGVIETKQTLELLKDADWVTTVLGRHMLKRAGKPHEIAYAALFLASDESSFITGSDIKADGGLVAG
- a CDS encoding SDR family NAD(P)-dependent oxidoreductase produces the protein MITGTGGSIGQATAWLFAKEGAHVVGCDIDPSAAEATLAEVRSKGGSMVSMHPCDLTNPESCRELVDLAIRSHGRIDVLYNNAAMAYFAPFSSMPDSVWHSTINEELHLVFNLTRAAWEYLSRQGGSVISTASTAGWIGHA
- a CDS encoding aromatic ring-hydroxylating dioxygenase subunit alpha, coding for MSLNQALHEAVDWRNGRIAAGVNFDEQLYRTERRKVFDRAWLVVGHEQMIPRPGDYVSSYMGEVPVIVVRDSGSQVRVLVNRCPHRGNQICVHDRGKTKGFTCSYHGWSFSLDGTLVGAPMEKALYGRELDKAQWSVERVKNVASFHGLIFASFDPDAPPLEQWLDEDTRWWLENFVLALPLGGLEVLHGFHRNSAKGNWKIVAENFIGDNYHFFAATHHSYFSAVNAFQNAGELIPIVTYPDVARAGVTLRELSCGGNGRATLLGLGLVSIEDDVLHEQDLADAKRLGREAVEWVEYRHRRLSEVLAGRPRKPFGFMNGLLFPNLGLMGNYSPMLGRHFHLFHPRGVLEHESWQWTMVEKDAPQSVKDIAVQRVYQGQYMAGLLAPDDIENFERIVDAGRPERSWSRPMNYGLQLDREVEGESGLPGRLGPNPNEMNQRQFYRCWLQMMEAA
- a CDS encoding aromatic-ring-hydroxylating dioxygenase subunit beta; the protein is MTDWNTYREIEDLLFREAHLLDERRFHEWLDLFADDAIYILPLRENLQGDVPPAGHPVIKDDKDMLRARVHALHSGHTNAETPPSMTCHMVANVVVDEVSQGEAAVRSAFMIRQVRKQHDEAWWTGRRHDALRLESGGWKIFRREVLLDATILPRGIHIFF
- a CDS encoding alpha/beta fold hydrolase: MNDNSLGERAMTSVDPAATGKIVKAGDYNVHYHEAGEGPPVIMLHGGGPGATGWSNFAGNLPAFAKSHRTLLVDMLGFGKSASAVYDKEAATTVRARALRDLMDVLGIERTSFVGNSMGGTVASAFAVDYPDRVDKLVLIGASGMSRTLLAPQPTEGHRRITEAVNDPTVETMQALINVMLYDPSIVSKEMIEDRVAAARNAAHRDAAARSTAPWRDQSQEFARIKAKTLITWGREDRVNPLEIGLFLFREIPESRMYIFKYCGHWAQIEHRDEFNRVALDFLGSD
- a CDS encoding non-heme iron oxygenase ferredoxin subunit, producing the protein MSCSLEVRVCSVNDVPEDGGIGFDLEGLPESIAIFKHQGEYFAVAEMCTHGDFSLVGGEIEDCQVECPMHFARFDLRTGACTFPAYVPLRTYPIRVEGGEIFVDPSPNV
- a CDS encoding SDR family NAD(P)-dependent oxidoreductase produces the protein MSTNQASKPAGSQARARQDRMVERALREWGGQVDGKVAVVTGGARGLGEVMGRALSRVGAKVVAIDKSWAGADALRQSLEAGGGLAVQADITSDASLDAAYGQVMEKYGTVDILINNAALVSETLFPPTGHRDTLDTTDEDWEAMFRVNVFGTVKVTRRFVVPMREKRQGSIINVVSSGVLAVANGGAYFGARPWTAEMPYQATKAAVTVFGFYLGEELQKEGIAVNSIMPGHTRTSWFDTTARAFNEGGIVYFNRPVVSEHLLPLTLFLSTQSAEGATGRLYFAPEWNYDYGYGDYAAWQDQELPGDMEAMYGGLEAATPPFGRSGVSQLSFDAQSALFVAGLGGLKKHDG
- a CDS encoding antibiotic biosynthesis monooxygenase, with product MDERKKLMPIAKFENVVPSMSFLEQQEIDANGPVVLLNTFTVPLEQVDAMLENWREDALIMKRQPGFISAQLHCGVGAPNVIVNYAVFESMDAYRAAFRNPEFQATIAKSPEGAVMSPVLLQKLAVEGVCVV
- a CDS encoding TonB-dependent receptor, which produces MKRISALMVGVALAGLCGSASAFAQDAAGQRGAEASGDEDGGDIVVTARKRSELLQNVPIAVSAITEETAARSGVTGIEAVTFSTPNLQFNREISQGATPFLRGVGSPQASAGGESPVAVYIDDVYIGSPNGNMFEFNNIASVQVLKGPQGTLFGRNATGGVIQVQTKAPSFDPAMEIRAGYGNYDTYSGAVYATAGLGENVAFNIAASGSKQNDGWGRSLITGREIHKGWDWNVRGKLLFQAGENTELTLSGDYGKQSSDIGSNATVYPGSVALSGPTFQGRNTQTAGLDFADVKQGGVSLKIDHEASFADLVSITAYRYTKVAFDLDQDLGMAPLVQVGTVVTPTKTFTQELQIVSKPDSPIKWIVGLYYLHTKTGYDPSRSSGVFIVGPYAGVGVTNSVSLFDTQKLNSYSAFGEATVPVLSDTNLTVGLRYTRDVYDLQVDGRVGDDTFTIPDARGAPFAKHDVFPKLTYRAILDHKFTPDIMAYASYSRGFRSGGYQLAFPGTSVAPAAVVKPEVLDAFEVGLKTQFFNGALTLNGAAFYYDYKNMAISFVQPGGNLIENAAAARIKGLDIDFIANPVKGLRISGGIGILDGEYTDFPNGPILLPLTTPTPANCFAPPPQQVAGGNLVCSGNLSGKTTIRTPKFTLTLAPSYTFETGIGSFTIGANYYHNSGFFWEVSNRTSQAAYDVINGSLSWKSPSDSFEIRLWGKNLTDKYYAVYSSPTQLNDLLAPAAPRTYGVTATVRF